In Oncorhynchus gorbuscha isolate QuinsamMale2020 ecotype Even-year linkage group LG26, OgorEven_v1.0, whole genome shotgun sequence, the DNA window GCCTAATACATTTTTGACATAAAATAATTTGCATTTCTTTTTGTTGGTTCAAAATGGTCCATGGTATAACCTTAAAACATTTCTCATTCCGTTGTCGTTGGAGTGAGGCTTAGCCTACTGGTGAAGGGAGTCTCGTTCAAATTGGAAAATTATTTGGCTGGAGGGAAGGTTGTGCCAAATCCTGTCGTTTGTAAGGAACCCAGAATTGAGGAACCTGATGGTTTATCAGAAAAGTACCCTACAGTATTCCCAGCATGTGCCGTTACACATGCTCGGTCTAAGAAATTGGCCGGGAGCAAGTCTAGTGTTGAGGATGTCAGCGATCCCACCATGGTCAATCTGTCCGAGACGTTTATGGGTGATCCTGATTTAGGTAAACCTCCTGAGTTTACCGCTCCTTCGAAAACCCCAAAGGTGAGAGTTTTTAGAACCTCTGAATGAAGAGAGGATCCCTACAGTTGACACTTGGATGTCTAGGAAGCAGCTGATTGCTGAACAGATTAAAGATGTTTCTAGAAAGCAGAAGAGTGATGAAAAGAGTAAAGATGTTTCTAGGAAGCAGCAGATTGATGAACAGAGTGAAgatgtttccctctctcctctttttgcTGAGATACATGCAGAAGTAGAGTTTAATGAAGTTAGTTTGCCAGAGGACAGGTAAACCAAACCAAGCTGACCCAGTTGCACCTTTGCAGCCTATTCCTGCTATTGACAAACCTTTCATCAGGGTTCTGGTGGACTGTGTTGGTCCTTTGCCAAAAGCCAAGAGTGGTAAGCATTTCAGTTAACTAGTGATAGACTATTTATAATGCAGACATGATATAGTAGTTCATATGCATCTGGTTGAGTGACATTTTTAACttggatgtaaaaaaaacaacaacactgtcCTACATTTTAGCACAGCAGGCCAAGTAGTTCTATACTCAGGTGGGCGCTCCCTCaacattatcaggacagagaaaccagacatgcTCATTGCACACAAGGAGAACTACAAACAAAAAGACAAAGAAAAAAAATGGACAAATCTTGTAAATGGTGGTtctgaaataaaccaaaactggtttctcacaagtgtagcaggttTTGAACAGACAATGTTTCCCCCCGAGAATGACAACGGTAAATGACTGTAATTAAtacatgcattaacagaaatgaatGTAACCAAATTACAGGAAGTAACGGTACTACTGGTGACATTTGTAATGGGGAACTGATCAAATAAACTCAAtcaattcacacaatgaaacaATGAAGGAGCAAGAATCGGTGGAAGCCAGCAAAGGATATTCTGAAGAGAGACTCGCATATAACTTCACCACACAAccctccccttcttcttgtcTCAACATTTTTAATAATATTCAAGAgacattatcttcacacatatttgagatgcttttcactgacagccgcAACTCAATAATCAGCGAAGCCTATTGCCACACGCACTGCCCAAATAGACATAAGCCTACAAGCTAGTGATTTGAAACCATGCATAGCCATTTCTTTTTTAAAGAAGCAAATTATCCCCGATTCCTCATTTGGGCAAATTTAGTTTCATTTACTTCCGTATTGGACACACCACTATgtcatttctctcctgttctattagacCCACCACTATGTAATTTATATTAGACCCTTCTCAAATATATATGTTAATAAGTCACTTTCTGGAAACGGAACGGAGAAAACAAGGGGTAGCTTGTTCTCTACGTTGTCTGATTCTAGGCATATCAGTCATCATCCTGGGGCCCTCCGTTGAAGAGGTACTGACGAGCCAACTCCAAAGTTAAAAACAAATTTAAGGTGAtacttactggtgttaatcagatatatctcctcctcttcatctttcaatgtgacagtaatctctccttcctctttcactccaaaaaCAGCATCCTCTTCCTTCACggtaacatcctcctcctctttcactctgaacacgtcttcctcttctttcactgtaacgtcGTTCTCCTTTTTATTCACAGTAACAGCCTCGCCCACCACTTCTTTTTTTACGGTGacatcctcttcttccttctcctctttcacgACAATGTTCAGCCCCAGAGCTTCTTTCTGCGTCCACCAGACCTCCTCTTCTTTAACAGGAGGGGAGAAGTTTAGGGAGCTCATGTtcggggatgttagctagctagctagctatcattaGCGACTAGGCTAgtgctaacttaaccagccagCTACTATAGCTGACTAATACAAAATAACGTAATATTATATTAAATAGGTTAACAAGTAGATACGACAGAAGTGTGTGTACAACACAGTACCTAATATACACCGAAAGCGTATAAATAGCTTGAATCTTTCGGCTATGTTGGCTAGCAAGCTACGGAGGTGGTTGACGAGCTGTTTCTGAAGAActgtccactagattatacgtcacgctGGCAGCATCGCCTAAAAGACGCACATCACCGTCTGCTGACTGGAGGGGAAACGCATTTGAGGATCATA includes these proteins:
- the LOC124015802 gene encoding zinc finger protein 436-like isoform X4 → MSSLNFSPPVKEEEVWWTQKEALGLNIVVKEEKEEEDVTVKKEVVGEAVTVNKKENDVTVKEEEDVFRVKEEEDVTVKEEDAVFGVKEEGEITVTLKDEEEEIYLINTRERRDYHGPSGEPQQPHDADKAEKSLSTLEHLKKHLERSTGKRSHRCFDCGKSYSRSSSLKPSSPLKTQ
- the LOC124015802 gene encoding uncharacterized protein LOC124015802 isoform X5, whose product is MSSLNFSPPVKEEEVWWTQKEALGLNIVVKEEKEEEDVTVKKEVVGEAVTVNKKENDVTVKEEEDVFRVKEEEDVTVKEEDAVFGVKEEGEITVTLKDEEEEIYLINTTFLSSEDPVRVELSQRAVEGLVRKNTSPAREGQSRNGMTRPQNMT